The following coding sequences are from one Fibrobacter sp. window:
- a CDS encoding aldolase catalytic domain-containing protein gives MYYETIKVLDCTIRDGGLVNKHDFSLEFVRRLYTLLTAAGIDYMEMGYKNSPELFDPKEYGPWKFCDDDLLWKVKDGIESNMKMAVMADVGRVNMDAVKPAAESPYQMFRVASYVKNIDKGISMVNAFHDMGYETTLNIMAVSRDRGPELDEALHQVNEECKADVLYLVDSFGAFYQEDIDKELARYKSIVKNKKFGFHGHNNQQLAFSNTIQAIINHVDYLDGSVSGMGRGAGNCTTELLLSFLKNPKYDLRPVLDAIQELFLPLQSKYEWGYIIPQMITGMLNRHPQDAIAVRKTEDKDNYRKFYNHMMND, from the coding sequence ATGTACTACGAAACAATCAAAGTCCTCGACTGCACCATCCGCGACGGCGGCCTCGTCAACAAGCACGACTTCTCCCTGGAATTCGTCCGTCGACTCTATACACTCCTCACCGCAGCCGGCATCGACTACATGGAAATGGGTTACAAGAACTCCCCCGAACTTTTCGACCCGAAGGAATACGGCCCGTGGAAGTTCTGCGACGACGACCTTCTGTGGAAAGTGAAGGACGGCATCGAATCGAACATGAAGATGGCCGTGATGGCCGACGTGGGCCGCGTGAACATGGACGCCGTGAAGCCCGCCGCCGAAAGCCCGTACCAGATGTTCCGCGTGGCCAGCTACGTCAAGAACATCGACAAGGGCATCAGCATGGTGAACGCCTTCCACGACATGGGCTACGAGACCACCCTCAACATCATGGCCGTGAGCCGTGACCGCGGTCCGGAACTCGACGAAGCGCTCCACCAGGTGAACGAAGAATGCAAGGCCGACGTGCTCTACCTCGTCGACAGCTTCGGCGCCTTCTACCAGGAAGACATCGACAAGGAACTCGCCCGCTACAAGAGCATCGTGAAGAACAAGAAGTTCGGCTTCCACGGTCACAACAACCAGCAGCTCGCCTTCAGCAACACCATCCAGGCCATCATCAACCACGTCGACTACCTCGACGGCTCGGTGTCCGGCATGGGCCGCGGCGCAGGCAACTGCACCACCGAACTCTTGCTCAGCTTCCTCAAGAACCCGAAGTACGACCTGCGTCCGGTGCTCGACGCCATCCAGGAACTCTTCCTCCCGCTGCAGAGCAAGTACGAGTGGGGCTACATCATCCCGCAGATGATCACGGGTATGCTCAACCGCCACCCGCAGGATGCCATCGCCGTCCGCAAGACCGAAGACAAGGACAACTACCGCAAGTTCTATAATCATATGATGAACGACTAA
- a CDS encoding M6 family metalloprotease domain-containing protein, giving the protein MWFYKFCPLIAIAVASLFGVSFAGPASPFPMMVKNPDGSVVVIRNVGNEKLHYTVTEDNELVVRDSLGFWNYADTAGKPTGMRVHRRGEREKGENEFLKKHNSKEIIDRFLKSRKLQLQKRDSVSVMPLRKAAPLRARANTLEEVLSRATRPQFDESITMGESNVLVILVEFSDIKFLSSTPQQDFLRYMNEDGYSENGMRWSVREYFVKNSMGVFKPTIDVAAPVTLSKTRSYYGTQETPDAAFTEAINLIKQRGDIDFSKYDNDHDKTVDYVYMIYAGVGSADSDVQDAIWPQAGDVWPTINLGSRSNPLYISSYACSGELNGMMYTYGQIYHPRTPSRTLAGIGVLVHEYSHVLGLPDFYDITDAQNYSTPVVWSLMDLGEYNTYPSSSGGSYNPFNPFATVDTVQYMCGSAPPRLNGFERFSLGWLTPRILPKVNGEVTLRGIDQNDAILIPSTNKKDYFILDYRAKYDSIAPMPSSGLLIWRINYSRTAWGGNEVNIGKNLHMYLYRADNDFTMDNQRYAAQDDPNLKGDPFPGRKGVTEFDGFVTYQGEDLGLRIYDIVEGDSSVTFKVEWDNPDPVSSSSEVASSSSEMSSSSVVMAGNSSSEGPVALQGMPVPAGALRVEAGVVHAEVPAAGLKVLRVFDVQGHLKRSEFFAGNAVAVNLNSLPPGRYVVRLDVDGVFLKKGLVELK; this is encoded by the coding sequence ATGTGGTTTTACAAGTTTTGTCCTCTGATTGCGATTGCCGTCGCTTCGCTTTTTGGGGTGAGTTTTGCCGGCCCGGCGAGTCCGTTCCCGATGATGGTGAAAAACCCGGACGGCTCGGTCGTGGTGATTCGCAATGTCGGTAACGAGAAACTCCATTATACGGTAACGGAAGACAACGAGCTCGTCGTGCGCGACAGTCTCGGTTTTTGGAACTATGCGGATACGGCGGGCAAGCCTACCGGGATGCGCGTCCACAGGCGCGGTGAACGCGAAAAGGGCGAAAATGAATTTCTGAAAAAGCACAATTCCAAGGAAATCATCGACAGGTTCCTGAAATCCCGCAAACTGCAGCTGCAAAAGAGGGATTCCGTTTCGGTGATGCCGCTGCGCAAGGCGGCTCCGCTTCGTGCCAGGGCCAACACGCTGGAAGAAGTCCTTTCGCGTGCGACCCGTCCGCAATTTGACGAGAGCATAACGATGGGTGAATCCAACGTGCTGGTGATTCTCGTGGAGTTTAGCGATATCAAGTTTCTGTCGTCGACTCCGCAGCAGGATTTTTTGCGCTACATGAACGAGGACGGCTATTCCGAAAACGGGATGCGCTGGAGCGTGCGCGAATATTTTGTCAAGAATTCCATGGGCGTGTTCAAGCCGACGATTGACGTGGCTGCGCCCGTGACGCTTTCTAAAACGCGCTCGTATTACGGTACGCAAGAGACTCCCGACGCGGCCTTCACCGAGGCCATCAACTTGATCAAGCAGCGGGGCGATATCGACTTCAGCAAGTACGACAACGACCACGACAAGACCGTGGATTACGTGTACATGATTTATGCGGGCGTGGGCTCCGCGGATTCGGACGTGCAGGATGCCATATGGCCGCAGGCGGGCGACGTTTGGCCAACGATAAATCTGGGCAGCAGGTCGAATCCGCTGTATATTTCGTCGTATGCGTGTTCCGGCGAGCTTAACGGCATGATGTACACGTACGGCCAGATTTACCATCCCAGGACTCCTTCGCGCACCCTGGCGGGAATCGGCGTGCTTGTTCATGAATACAGCCACGTGCTCGGCCTGCCGGATTTTTACGATATCACGGACGCGCAGAATTATTCAACGCCCGTAGTCTGGAGCCTGATGGACCTGGGTGAATACAATACTTATCCCAGTTCGTCGGGCGGTTCGTACAACCCGTTCAACCCGTTCGCTACGGTTGACACGGTGCAGTATATGTGCGGGAGCGCGCCTCCGCGCCTGAACGGGTTCGAGAGGTTTTCGCTGGGGTGGCTGACCCCGCGGATTCTCCCGAAGGTGAATGGCGAGGTGACTCTGCGTGGAATTGACCAGAACGATGCGATTCTGATTCCGTCGACGAACAAGAAGGATTACTTTATACTCGACTACCGCGCAAAATACGATTCAATTGCGCCCATGCCGAGCAGCGGGCTTTTGATTTGGCGCATCAACTACAGCAGGACGGCGTGGGGCGGAAACGAGGTCAATATCGGCAAGAATCTTCACATGTACCTCTACCGCGCGGATAACGACTTTACGATGGATAACCAGCGGTACGCCGCGCAGGACGACCCGAACTTGAAAGGGGACCCGTTCCCGGGCCGCAAGGGCGTCACGGAGTTCGACGGATTCGTCACCTATCAGGGAGAGGATCTCGGATTGCGCATTTACGATATTGTCGAGGGGGATTCCTCGGTGACGTTCAAGGTGGAATGGGACAATCCCGATCCGGTCTCGAGTTCGTCGGAAGTGGCGAGCAGCAGTTCTGAGATGTCGTCGAGCAGCGTCGTCATGGCGGGAAACTCCAGTTCGGAGGGTCCGGTGGCCTTGCAGGGCATGCCTGTGCCGGCGGGCGCGTTGCGCGTGGAGGCCGGCGTTGTCCATGCGGAAGTTCCGGCTGCGGGCCTGAAGGTGTTGCGCGTGTTCGACGTGCAGGGGCACCTGAAGCGCAGCGAGTTCTTTGCCGGCAACGCGGTGGCGGTGAACCTGAATTCGCTGCCGCCCGGAAGGTACGTTGTGCGGCTCGATGTGGACGGGGTCTTCCTGAAAAAGGGCCTGGTCGAATTGAAATAG